The following coding sequences lie in one Arabidopsis thaliana chromosome 3, partial sequence genomic window:
- the ATG10 gene encoding autophagocytosis-associated family protein (autophagy 10 (ATG10); CONTAINS InterPro DOMAIN/s: Autophagy-related protein 3 (InterPro:IPR007135); Has 420 Blast hits to 420 proteins in 152 species: Archae - 0; Bacteria - 0; Metazoa - 229; Fungi - 94; Plants - 56; Viruses - 0; Other Eukaryotes - 41 (source: NCBI BLink).), translated as MDSAREVSDGRLTVEGFSVASRAFADKWKIHNQSFPPWSWVPLINRTLLVSKKQEEGYLSLEKIIILSSLEEEIPEDESLNVATDCLEKEETVDHTILVPTMENEAHYYDFHIVYSASYKVPVLYFRGYCSGGEPLALDVIKKDVPSCSVSLLLESKWTFITQEEHPYLNRPWFKLHPCGTEDWIKLLSQSSSSSGCQMPIVLYLVSWFSVVGQVVGLRIPLEMLN; from the exons ATGGATTCAGCTCGAGAGGTCAGCGATGGTAGACTCACCGTCGAAGGTTTCTCTGTAGCTTCTCGAGCTTTTGCCGATAAGTGGAAGATACATAACCAATCGTTCCCTCCATGGTCTTGGGTTCCTCTGATCAATCGAACTCTACTTGTTTCAAAGAAG CAGGAGGAAGGTTACTTGTCGCTGGAGAAGATCATAATTCTCAGTTCACTTGAG GAGGAAATTCCAGAGGATGAATCTCTAAATGTAGCTACTGATTGcttggaaaaagaagaaacagttgATCACACGATTTTG GTCCCAACCATGGAAAATGAAGCACACTACTATGATTTCCATATAGTTTACAGTGCATCATACAAGGTTCCTGTGCTATATTTTCGCGGATACTGCAGCG GTGGAGAACCTCTTGCTTTGGATGTCATAAAAAAAGATGTACCCTCATGCTCTGTTAGTCTTTTGCTGGAATCTAAGTGGACTTTTATAACTCAAGAG GAGCATCCATATTTGAACAGGCCATGGTTCAAGCTACATCCCTGTGGGACTGAGGACTGGATCAAGCTGCTTTCCCAAAGTAGCAGCTCTTCTGGATGTCAGATGCCAATTGTGTTGTACTTGGTTTCATGGTTCTCTGTTGTCGGGCAGGTGGTTGGTCTTAGGATCCCTCTTGAGATGCTGAATTAG
- the GLR1.4 gene encoding glutamate receptor 1.4 (glutamate receptor 1.4 (GLR1.4); FUNCTIONS IN: intracellular ligand-gated ion channel activity, cation channel activity; INVOLVED IN: cellular calcium ion homeostasis, response to light stimulus, cellular cation homeostasis; LOCATED IN: endomembrane system, membrane; EXPRESSED IN: 15 plant structures; EXPRESSED DURING: 11 growth stages; CONTAINS InterPro DOMAIN/s: Extracellular solute-binding protein, family 3 (InterPro:IPR001638), Ionotropic glutamate receptor (InterPro:IPR001320), Extracellular ligand-binding receptor (InterPro:IPR001828), Glutamate receptor-related (InterPro:IPR015683), Ionotropic glutamate-like receptor, plant (InterPro:IPR017103); BEST Arabidopsis thaliana protein match is: Glutamate receptor family protein (TAIR:AT5G48400.2); Has 3364 Blast hits to 3306 proteins in 339 species: Archae - 5; Bacteria - 450; Metazoa - 2203; Fungi - 0; Plants - 628; Viruses - 0; Other Eukaryotes - 78 (source: NCBI BLink).), with protein sequence MENCMIRNTGYFLTIFFLAFISFAVTCSGTNQKDNVDRLPVVYEDVRIGLVVDMGSMEGKLVTTSISMALSDFYHVNNGYRTRVSVLSRDSHGDPLQALAAAMDLLQTEQVEALVGGQSLLEAKNLAELGEKTKVPVISSFQVPSSLSLAKYNYFIQATHDTSSEAKGIAALFSNFDWRTAVLIYEDDDDWRESIQPLVGHFQQNAIHIEYKAEFSVSSNEECIMKQLRKFKASGIRIFVAHISERIANRLFPCARRLGMMEEGYAWILTARSMNNFQDTNYLAKEEMEGVIGFKSYIPLTEELHNFTLRWKRSLRLEEVVTRMSVCSIWAHDIAWSLARAAEVAKLPGLSVYDLLEAIPESAKHKGLSGDIKFIDKKFISDKFEIVNMIGRGERSVGLWNSGSFISNRRRRLSSTKALETIIWPGGSTRIPKIRSLKEKRHGKKKKLRVLVPAGNITPQILEVKTDFKTGVTAATGYCIDVFETSILPFNYEVEYIPWPGAINYKNYNDLVYTLYSQKDKYDAAVGDITITDNRSLYVDFTLPFTDMGLAVVTAKDKSMWIIFKPLTLSLWLTIASFFILTGAIVWLIERHDNADFQGSCFQQIGTLLCFGFSTLVFAHRERLQHNMSRFVVIVWIFAVLILTSNYTATLTSVMTVQQIRGLKSNENIGFFSASIAANVVNDNPTFQGPRYKGLKTADDFTNALRNGTISFIVDEVPYVKLFVAKHPSEFVIVETESVTNGFGFAFQKGSPLVQKVSREIEKLRRTEKLKAIENWWFQRQTTSATSEDTFHPLTVYTFRGLFMITGVSFAFALIVYLIPWNREQRQVVLKHFHRYVSHRFAREIRPSPTTPNRQNENSVI encoded by the exons ATGGAGAATTGTATGATTCGCAACACTGGTTATTTTCTAACTATTTTCTTCCTCGCCTTCATTTCATTTGCAGTAACATGCAGCGGAACTAATCAAAAAGATAACGTAGATAGACTTCCAGTAGTGTACGAAGATGTTCGGATAGGTTTGGTGGTGGACATGGGTTCCATGGAAGGCAAGCTTGTGACAACTTCGATTTCGATGGCGCTTTCTGATTTCTATCATGTCAACAATGGCTATAGAACAAGAGTCTCTGTCTTATCCAGAGACTCTCATGGTGACCCTCTCCAAGCTCTCGCTGCAG CCATGGACCTCCTGCAAACTGAACAAGTGGAAGCACTTGTTGGTGGACAATCGTTGCTTGAAGCAAAAAATTTAGCAGAGCTTGGGGAGAAAACTAAAGTTCCAgtgatttcttctttccaAGTTCCTAGCTCGTTGAGCTTGGCCAAATATAATTACTTTATTCAAGCTACTCATGATACATCCTCTGAAGCAAAGGGAATTGCAGCTCTGTTCAGCAATTTTGATTGGAGAACCGCTGTTCTTATCTacgaggatgatgatgactgGAGAGAGAGTATACAACCTTTGGTTGGACATTTCCAACAGAACGCCATTCACATTGAGTACAAGGCGGAATTTTCTGTCTCATCTAATGAGGAATGTATCATGAAGCAGCTAAGAAAGTTTAAGGCCTCGGGGATAAGGATTTTTGTTGCGCACATTTCTGAACGAATTGCAAATCGTCTCTTTCCATGTGCTCGGAGGTTAGGAATGATGGAGGAAGGATATGCTTGGATCCTCACAGCGAGAAGCATGAATAATTTTCAAGACACAAATTATTTAGCAAAAGAGGAAATGGAAGGTGTGATTGGTTTCAAGTCTTATATTCCGTTGACTGAGGAGCTTCACAACTTTACTTTGAGATGGAAGAGATCTTTGCGACTCGAAGAAGTAGTTACAAGGATGAGCGTTTGTAGCATATGGGCTCACGATATAGCTTGGAGTCTTGCAAGAGCAGCAGAAGTTGCAAAGTTACCAGGTTTGTCAGTATATGACCTGCTTGAGGCTATTCCAGAGAGTGCTAAGCATAAAGGTTTGAGTGGTGACATCAAATTCATCGATAAGAAGTTTATCTCAGACAAGTTTGAGATTGTGAATATGATAGGGAGAGGTGAGAGAAGTGTAGGACTTTGGAATTCTGGTAGTTTCATCAGCAATAGAAGAAGACGTTTGTCTTCTACCAAAGCACTTGAGACAATCATCTGGCCTGGAGGGTCTACAAGAATTCCGAAAATCCGTTCGTTGAAAGAGAAGAGGCatggtaaaaagaagaagctgagagtTTTAGTACCAGCAGGAAACATAACTCCGCAAATACTGGAAGTGAAAACAGATTTTAAAACTGGAGTCACAGCTGCTACAGGATACTGTATTGACGTTTTTGAGACATCAATCCTACCTTTCAATTATGAAGTGGAGTACATACCTTGGCCTGGTGCAATTAACTACAAGAACTACAACGATCTTGTGTACACACTGTATAGCcag AAAGACAAGTACGATGCAGCTGTTGGGGATATCACGATTACTGATAACAGATCTTTATATGTAGATTTTACATTACCTTTCACTGATATGGGACTCGCAGTTGTTACTGCCAAAGACAAAAGCATGTGGATTATCTTTAAGCCTTTGACACTTAGTCTTTGGCTAACAATTGCAAGTTTCTTTATCTTGACGGGGGCTATAGTTTGGTTGATAGAGCGGCATGATAACGCTGACTTCCAAGGCTCTTGTTTCCAACAGATTGGAACATTGCTATGTTTTGGGTTCTCGACCCTTGTCTTTGCCCATC GGGAGAGGCTGCAACATAATATGTCAAGATTTGTAGTTATTGTTTGGATATTTGCAGTGCTTATATTGACTTCAAATTACACTGCAACGTTGACATCAGTGATGACGGTTCAACAGATACGCGGGTTGAAATCAAACGAAAACATTGGCTTCTTTTCTGCCTCTATTGCAGCAAATGTGGTTAATGATAATCCTACGTTCCAAGGACCGAGATACAAGGGATTAAAGACAGCTGACGATTTTACAAATGCTTTAAGGAATGGAACTATCTCGTTTATCGTCGATGAAGTTCCATATGTAAAGCTCTTTGTTGCAAAGCACCCTTCAGAATTCGTCATTGTCGAAACCGAAAGCGTAACCAACGGCTTTGGATTT gcTTTCCAGAAAGGTTCTCCTTTGGTTCAAAAGGTGTCAAGAGAAATCGAAAAGCTAAGGAGAACAGAGAAGCTAAAAGCCATAGAGAATTGGTGGTTCCAGAGACAAACGACGTCAGCCACAAGCGAGGATACGTTCCATCCTCTCACTGTATACACATTTCGCGGTTTGTTTATGATCACAGGAGTTTCTTTTGCGTTTGCTCTCATCGTCTATCTAATCCCCTGGAACCGAGAACAAAGGCAAGTTGTGCTTAAACATTTCCACCGTTATGTTAGTCATCGATTTGCAAGAGAAATTCGTCCTTCTCCCACCACACCAAACAGGCAAAATGAGAATTCAGTCATCTGA
- a CDS encoding integrator complex subunit, whose product MELTCLSKGDGFHYPPCHMLNLCGFRILIDCPLDLSAIKIFSPVPSGVGSEASEYLSDESLDAQNPIQKKQKLERQLTCADLVCEEPWYKTVKALHLWEASFIDIVLISNPMGLLGLPFLTQNPGFFAKIYMTEVTAKIGQLMMEDIVSMHKEFRCFHGPDNSSFPGWIKNLDSEQVPALLKKVVFGESGDDLGSWMRLYSLDDIESCMKKVQGVKFAEEVCYNGTLIIKALSSGLDIGACNWLINGPNGSLSYVSDSIFVSHHARSFDFHGLKETDVLIYSDFSSLQSAEVTEDGCISPDSDNNYISTISDNKDSLLNTEDSLEEMEKLAFVCSCAAESADAGGSTLITITRIGIVLQLLELLSNSLESSSLKVPIFVISSVAEELLAYTNTIPEWLCEQRQEKLISGEPSFGHLKFIKNKKIHLFPAIHSPNLITSWQEPCIVFASHWSLRLGPSVQLLQRWRGDPKSLLVLEDGISSGLGLLPFRPIAMKILQCSFLSGIRLQKLPTLVSVLQPKIFLVPDAVNQRISLAAIKTISILNYFENKTLHVPRIVDNPSVEITTDLASKLSWRKLRQRESFGIARLKGGLLMEDGKHRLVSGLEQEESSGKARPLRHWGSVAPELLLDALLKMGIKGSIEQSTGDNGSEDKSIIHIENPNSGLIEFSEMGTAIITGDENVVSQVFQAIDGVLDGI is encoded by the exons ATGGAATTG ACATGTCTGAGCAAAGGAGATGGCTTTCACTATCCGCCTTGTCATATGCTGAATCTATGTGGTTTCAGGATTTTAATTGACTGCCCTTTGGACCTTTCGGCAATCAAAATCTTCTCTCCTGTTCCATCTGGTGTTGGTTCTGAAGCTTCTGAATATCTATCTGATGAGTCGTTGGATGCTCAGAATCCAAttcaaaagaagcaaaaactgGAGAGACAGCTAACTTGTGCTGATTTGGTGTGTGAAGAACCGTGGTACAAAACTGTGAAAGCCTTGCATTTGTGGGAGGCTTCTTTCATTGATATTGTTCTCATCTCTAACCCTATGGGATTGCTCGGATTGCCATTCCTTACTCAAAACCCTGGATTTTTTGCCAAG ATATATATGACTGAAGTAACAGCGAAGATTGGACAGCTCATGATGGAAGATATTGTCTCGATGCACAAGGAATTCAGATGCTTTCATGGACCTGACAACTCCAGTTTTCCTGGGTGGATAAAGAATTTAGATAGTGAACAAGTACCAGCCTTGCTTAAAAAAGTTGTCTTCGGCGAGAGTGGTGATGATCTGGGCAGTTGGATGCGTCTGTACAG TTTAGATGATATAGAGAGTTGCATGAAGAAGGTTCAAGGCGTAAAGTTTGCAGAAGAAGTTTGTTACAATGGGACCTTAATCATTAAGGCTCTAAGTTCAGGTCTAGATATTGGGGCTTGTAATTGGTTGATCAACGGACCTAATGGAAGTCTAAGTTATGTGTCAGACTCCATCTTCGTTTCACATCATGCAAGAAGTTTTGATTTCCATGGTCTCAAAGAAACCGATGTTTTGATTTACTCAGATTTCTCATCCCTCCAATCTGCAGAAGTGACTGAGGATGGTTGTATTTCTCCTGACTcagataataattatatatcaacAATCAG TGACAACAAGGATTCATTACTAAACACTGAAGACAGCTtagaagagatggagaaactAGCGTTTGTTTGTTCATGTGCTGCAGAATCTGCTGATGCTGGTGGCTCAACCTTGATAACGATTACTAGAATTGGGATAGTTCTGCAGCTCCTAGAGCTATTGTCAAATTCTCTTGAATCCTCGTCTCTAAAG GTTCCAATCTTTGTAATATCTTCTGTGGCAGAAGAGCTATTGGCATACACAAACACCATACCCGAATGGCTGTGCGAACAACGACAGGAGAAG TTAATTTCAGGAGAACCATCGTTTGGCCATCTtaaattcatcaaaaacaagaagatccATTTGTTTCCTGCCATTCATTCACCCAACTTAAT AACGAGTTGGCAGGAACCATGCATCGTATTTGCTTCTCACTGGAGTTTGCGACTTGGCCCTTCTGTCCAACTTCTTCAGCGTTGGCGTGGAGATCCAAAATCATTGCTTGTTCTTGAg GATGGGATTAGTTCAGGTTTAGGACTTCTCCCTTTTAGACCGATAGCGATGAAAATTCTCCAATGTTCATTTCTTTCTGGAATAAG GTTGCAGAAGCTCCCAACACTTGTATCCGTTTTGCAGCCAAAGATTTTCTTG GTCCCTGATGCTGTCAATCAGAGGATCAGTTTGGCTGCGATAAAGACCATCTCAATCCTGAATTACTTTGAGAACAAGACGCTACATGTACCAAGAATTGTAGACAATCCAAGCGTAGAGATTACGACAGACTTGGCCTCCAAATTGAGCTGGAGAAAACTGAGGCAACGTGAAAGCTTCGGTATTGCAAGATTGAAAGGTGGGCTTCTGATGGAAGATGGGAAACACAGATTAGTTTCCGGGTTGGAGCAGGAAGAAAGTTCAGGAAAGGCTCGGCCATTGAGGCATTGGGGCTCAGTGGCTCCGGAATTACTTTTAGACGCATTACTGAAAATGGGAATAAAAGGATCCATCGAACAGAGTACAGGTGATAATGGATCAGAAGACAAGAGTATAATCCATATAGAAAATCCTAACAGTGGCCTGATAGAGTTCTCAGAGATGGGTACTGCTATTATAACAGGCGATGAGAATGTAGTCTCTCAGGTCTTCCAGGCGATTGATGGAGTTCTTGACGGTATATAG
- the ATG10 gene encoding autophagocytosis-associated family protein (autophagy 10 (ATG10); CONTAINS InterPro DOMAIN/s: Autophagy-related protein 3 (InterPro:IPR007135); Has 423 Blast hits to 423 proteins in 154 species: Archae - 0; Bacteria - 0; Metazoa - 229; Fungi - 97; Plants - 56; Viruses - 0; Other Eukaryotes - 41 (source: NCBI BLink).) encodes MDSAREVSDGRLTVEGFSVASRAFADKWKIHNQSFPPWSWVPLINRTLLVSKKEEGYLSLEKIIILSSLEEEIPEDESLNVATDCLEKEETVDHTILVPTMENEAHYYDFHIVYSASYKVPVLYFRGYCSGGEPLALDVIKKDVPSCSVSLLLESKWTFITQEEHPYLNRPWFKLHPCGTEDWIKLLSQSSSSSGCQMPIVLYLVSWFSVVGQVVGLRIPLEMLN; translated from the exons ATGGATTCAGCTCGAGAGGTCAGCGATGGTAGACTCACCGTCGAAGGTTTCTCTGTAGCTTCTCGAGCTTTTGCCGATAAGTGGAAGATACATAACCAATCGTTCCCTCCATGGTCTTGGGTTCCTCTGATCAATCGAACTCTACTTGTTTCAAAGAAG GAGGAAGGTTACTTGTCGCTGGAGAAGATCATAATTCTCAGTTCACTTGAG GAGGAAATTCCAGAGGATGAATCTCTAAATGTAGCTACTGATTGcttggaaaaagaagaaacagttgATCACACGATTTTG GTCCCAACCATGGAAAATGAAGCACACTACTATGATTTCCATATAGTTTACAGTGCATCATACAAGGTTCCTGTGCTATATTTTCGCGGATACTGCAGCG GTGGAGAACCTCTTGCTTTGGATGTCATAAAAAAAGATGTACCCTCATGCTCTGTTAGTCTTTTGCTGGAATCTAAGTGGACTTTTATAACTCAAGAG GAGCATCCATATTTGAACAGGCCATGGTTCAAGCTACATCCCTGTGGGACTGAGGACTGGATCAAGCTGCTTTCCCAAAGTAGCAGCTCTTCTGGATGTCAGATGCCAATTGTGTTGTACTTGGTTTCATGGTTCTCTGTTGTCGGGCAGGTGGTTGGTCTTAGGATCCCTCTTGAGATGCTGAATTAG
- a CDS encoding integrator complex subunit encodes MELTCLSKGDGFHYPPCHMLNLCGFRILIDCPLDLSAIKIFSPVPSGVGSEASEYLSDESLDAQNPIQKKQKLERQLTCADLVCEEPWYKTVKALHLWEASFIDIVLISNPMGLLGLPFLTQNPGFFAKIYMTEVTAKIGQLMMEDIVSMHKEFRCFHGPDNSSFPGWIKNLDSEQVPALLKKVVFGESGDDLGSWMRLYSLDDIESCMKKVQGVKFAEEVCYNGTLIIKALSSGLDIGACNWLINGPNGSLSYVSDSIFVSHHARSFDFHGLKETDVLIYSDFSSLQSAEVTEDGCISPDSDNNYISTISSDNKDSLLNTEDSLEEMEKLAFVCSCAAESADAGGSTLITITRIGIVLQLLELLSNSLESSSLKVPIFVISSVAEELLAYTNTIPEWLCEQRQEKLISGEPSFGHLKFIKNKKIHLFPAIHSPNLITSWQEPCIVFASHWSLRLGPSVQLLQRWRGDPKSLLVLEDGISSGLGLLPFRPIAMKILQCSFLSGIRLQKLPTLVSVLQPKIFLVPDAVNQRISLAAIKTISILNYFENKTLHVPRIVDNPSVEITTDLASKLSWRKLRQRESFGIARLKGGLLMEDGKHRLVSGLEQEESSGKARPLRHWGSVAPELLLDALLKMGIKGSIEQSTGDNGSEDKSIIHIENPNSGLIEFSEMGTAIITGDENVVSQVFQAIDGVLDGI; translated from the exons ATGGAATTG ACATGTCTGAGCAAAGGAGATGGCTTTCACTATCCGCCTTGTCATATGCTGAATCTATGTGGTTTCAGGATTTTAATTGACTGCCCTTTGGACCTTTCGGCAATCAAAATCTTCTCTCCTGTTCCATCTGGTGTTGGTTCTGAAGCTTCTGAATATCTATCTGATGAGTCGTTGGATGCTCAGAATCCAAttcaaaagaagcaaaaactgGAGAGACAGCTAACTTGTGCTGATTTGGTGTGTGAAGAACCGTGGTACAAAACTGTGAAAGCCTTGCATTTGTGGGAGGCTTCTTTCATTGATATTGTTCTCATCTCTAACCCTATGGGATTGCTCGGATTGCCATTCCTTACTCAAAACCCTGGATTTTTTGCCAAG ATATATATGACTGAAGTAACAGCGAAGATTGGACAGCTCATGATGGAAGATATTGTCTCGATGCACAAGGAATTCAGATGCTTTCATGGACCTGACAACTCCAGTTTTCCTGGGTGGATAAAGAATTTAGATAGTGAACAAGTACCAGCCTTGCTTAAAAAAGTTGTCTTCGGCGAGAGTGGTGATGATCTGGGCAGTTGGATGCGTCTGTACAG TTTAGATGATATAGAGAGTTGCATGAAGAAGGTTCAAGGCGTAAAGTTTGCAGAAGAAGTTTGTTACAATGGGACCTTAATCATTAAGGCTCTAAGTTCAGGTCTAGATATTGGGGCTTGTAATTGGTTGATCAACGGACCTAATGGAAGTCTAAGTTATGTGTCAGACTCCATCTTCGTTTCACATCATGCAAGAAGTTTTGATTTCCATGGTCTCAAAGAAACCGATGTTTTGATTTACTCAGATTTCTCATCCCTCCAATCTGCAGAAGTGACTGAGGATGGTTGTATTTCTCCTGACTcagataataattatatatcaacAATCAG cAGTGACAACAAGGATTCATTACTAAACACTGAAGACAGCTtagaagagatggagaaactAGCGTTTGTTTGTTCATGTGCTGCAGAATCTGCTGATGCTGGTGGCTCAACCTTGATAACGATTACTAGAATTGGGATAGTTCTGCAGCTCCTAGAGCTATTGTCAAATTCTCTTGAATCCTCGTCTCTAAAG GTTCCAATCTTTGTAATATCTTCTGTGGCAGAAGAGCTATTGGCATACACAAACACCATACCCGAATGGCTGTGCGAACAACGACAGGAGAAG TTAATTTCAGGAGAACCATCGTTTGGCCATCTtaaattcatcaaaaacaagaagatccATTTGTTTCCTGCCATTCATTCACCCAACTTAAT AACGAGTTGGCAGGAACCATGCATCGTATTTGCTTCTCACTGGAGTTTGCGACTTGGCCCTTCTGTCCAACTTCTTCAGCGTTGGCGTGGAGATCCAAAATCATTGCTTGTTCTTGAg GATGGGATTAGTTCAGGTTTAGGACTTCTCCCTTTTAGACCGATAGCGATGAAAATTCTCCAATGTTCATTTCTTTCTGGAATAAG GTTGCAGAAGCTCCCAACACTTGTATCCGTTTTGCAGCCAAAGATTTTCTTG GTCCCTGATGCTGTCAATCAGAGGATCAGTTTGGCTGCGATAAAGACCATCTCAATCCTGAATTACTTTGAGAACAAGACGCTACATGTACCAAGAATTGTAGACAATCCAAGCGTAGAGATTACGACAGACTTGGCCTCCAAATTGAGCTGGAGAAAACTGAGGCAACGTGAAAGCTTCGGTATTGCAAGATTGAAAGGTGGGCTTCTGATGGAAGATGGGAAACACAGATTAGTTTCCGGGTTGGAGCAGGAAGAAAGTTCAGGAAAGGCTCGGCCATTGAGGCATTGGGGCTCAGTGGCTCCGGAATTACTTTTAGACGCATTACTGAAAATGGGAATAAAAGGATCCATCGAACAGAGTACAGGTGATAATGGATCAGAAGACAAGAGTATAATCCATATAGAAAATCCTAACAGTGGCCTGATAGAGTTCTCAGAGATGGGTACTGCTATTATAACAGGCGATGAGAATGTAGTCTCTCAGGTCTTCCAGGCGATTGATGGAGTTCTTGACGGTATATAG
- a CDS encoding uncharacterized protein (unknown protein; LOCATED IN: endomembrane system; Has 30201 Blast hits to 17322 proteins in 780 species: Archae - 12; Bacteria - 1396; Metazoa - 17338; Fungi - 3422; Plants - 5037; Viruses - 0; Other Eukaryotes - 2996 (source: NCBI BLink).) — MAAAAIADTPQIFVSENSVVIFVTMSTGNVALCDNTFLSRNC; from the coding sequence ATGGCAGCAGCAGCCATCGCAGATACGCCACAGATATTTGTGTCGGAAAATAGTGTCGTAATATTTGTGACAATGTCGACTGGCAATGTCGCTCTTTGCGACAACACGTTTCTATCCAGAAATTGCTAA